A single genomic interval of Exiguobacterium sp. BMC-KP harbors:
- a CDS encoding LysE family translocator: protein MFTTGFGIGFALAAPVGPIGLLCMQRTLRHGRISGIVSGLGAATADFTYGLLALSGFSLVQSLLTQASWMQLIGSLFLCYIGWSMFQASSTASISDTVSSRLSNYLSVLLLTFLNPMTITLFLALFARFKLTMTNGQDAFLFLIGIFLGSATWWVILANITHLLKHQLATPTLRIIQWTSASLIIGFGAFGIIQFFL from the coding sequence ATGTTTACGACTGGTTTTGGAATCGGGTTTGCCTTAGCCGCCCCCGTCGGTCCGATTGGCCTCTTATGCATGCAACGAACTCTTCGACATGGACGAATTTCCGGAATTGTTTCCGGACTCGGAGCCGCAACGGCAGACTTTACTTATGGATTGCTTGCCTTATCTGGTTTTTCACTCGTCCAATCTTTACTCACCCAAGCATCCTGGATGCAACTGATTGGCAGTCTGTTTTTGTGTTACATCGGCTGGTCGATGTTTCAAGCTTCTTCGACCGCCTCAATTTCCGATACAGTCTCGTCACGGTTAAGTAACTATCTATCCGTCTTACTCCTGACGTTCTTGAACCCCATGACGATCACGCTATTCCTGGCGTTGTTCGCACGATTTAAATTGACGATGACGAACGGACAGGATGCCTTTTTGTTTCTAATCGGTATTTTTCTCGGTTCTGCCACTTGGTGGGTCATCTTGGCGAACATCACACACCTGCTCAAGCACCAGCTTGCGACACCCACTTTACGTATCATCCAGTGGACGTCTGCCAGTCTAATCATCGGATTCGGTGCGTTCGGGATCATTCAATTCTTCCTCTAA
- a CDS encoding Lrp/AsnC family transcriptional regulator, whose protein sequence is MDSYDLKIITFLKRDARMKWSTLAQHIGLSAPAVAERVARLQEQGIIRQLTTVLDPSSFDYRLAAFVAVSLERPEHRAPFLKRIQELEYVLECHHVAGDDDYLLKIRCRDTEQLDEIITYHIKELAGILRTKTTIIMRTEKESLHFPLPEVD, encoded by the coding sequence ATGGATTCCTACGATTTAAAAATTATTACTTTTTTGAAAAGGGATGCCCGGATGAAATGGTCAACACTTGCACAACACATCGGCTTATCGGCACCGGCTGTTGCAGAGCGCGTCGCACGCTTACAAGAGCAAGGTATCATCCGTCAGTTGACGACGGTTCTAGACCCCTCCTCCTTTGACTATCGTCTTGCTGCATTCGTCGCTGTTTCACTCGAGCGACCGGAACATCGAGCGCCATTTCTAAAACGGATTCAAGAACTTGAGTATGTACTGGAATGCCATCACGTCGCCGGGGACGATGATTACCTACTTAAAATCCGTTGTCGGGATACAGAACAACTTGATGAAATCATCACCTACCACATCAAAGAATTAGCAGGTATCCTGCGGACGAAAACGACGATCATCATGCGAACGGAAAAGGAGTCGCTTCATTTTCCGTTACCCGAGGTCGACTGA
- a CDS encoding DUF4397 domain-containing protein: MKKLLSFVTATLLFALFVLPVGAADDAMVRVIHASPDAPAVDIAVDGKKAVSGAKFKDVTDYLTLPAGEHKVEVFAAGTTKNPVLSQTLNVEAGKFYSVAAIGKLADIKLAVMEDNGKGEDGKSMVRVAHFAPDAPAVDVAPKGGDPLFSNLEFSKVSDYGTLDAGTYDLEVRPAGATDVVKALDGVKLDSGKNYTALAIGLLEGEPAFEVLLIPDGGEMASMPETGLGGSSDTASATPWAVAAAAALLVGTAYVVRRKQNA; this comes from the coding sequence ATGAAGAAACTCTTATCGTTTGTGACCGCTACGTTGCTGTTTGCACTATTCGTGCTACCAGTAGGCGCAGCGGATGACGCAATGGTTCGTGTCATTCATGCTTCACCAGATGCTCCGGCAGTCGATATCGCGGTCGATGGCAAAAAAGCGGTATCAGGAGCAAAATTCAAAGATGTCACAGATTATCTCACACTACCAGCTGGCGAACATAAAGTAGAAGTATTCGCTGCAGGAACTACGAAAAATCCTGTGCTCTCTCAAACACTCAACGTAGAAGCTGGTAAATTCTATTCGGTCGCAGCAATCGGCAAATTAGCTGATATCAAACTCGCGGTCATGGAAGACAATGGTAAAGGCGAAGATGGAAAATCAATGGTTCGTGTCGCACACTTTGCACCAGATGCGCCAGCTGTTGATGTCGCACCAAAAGGTGGAGACCCACTCTTCAGTAACCTTGAATTCTCAAAAGTCTCTGACTACGGTACACTCGATGCAGGTACGTATGACCTTGAAGTCCGTCCTGCAGGCGCAACGGATGTCGTCAAAGCACTGGATGGTGTCAAACTCGACAGTGGCAAAAACTATACAGCACTCGCAATCGGCTTACTTGAAGGCGAACCAGCATTTGAAGTCCTCTTGATCCCAGACGGTGGTGAAATGGCATCAATGCCAGAAACAGGACTTGGTGGTTCATCTGATACGGCTTCTGCTACACCATGGGCAGTCGCAGCAGCAGCTGCCTTGTTAGTAGGAACAGCGTATGTCGTCCGTCGTAAACAAAACGCTTAA
- a CDS encoding class F sortase, with translation MSSVVNKTLKSSLLLLLVLAGCQSGSPPDATKPEKPKQTETTTSSSSTPSEKVDEEAFIPTRITIPTLDVKANIEVVGKDKQGRMDVPKQTDQVAWYKYGAKAGQTGNVVLAGHLDDQEGPAVFYDLAKIKKGQRIEVTGKTGQQVSYVVTNVMSYPVDEAPVGSIFGATVMNKLTLISCIGTFSESKGYDQRLVVTAEQDE, from the coding sequence ATGTCGTCCGTCGTAAACAAAACGCTTAAGAGTAGTCTTCTTCTCTTACTCGTATTAGCCGGATGTCAATCGGGATCACCTCCAGATGCTACAAAGCCGGAAAAACCAAAACAAACCGAAACAACGACGTCTTCTTCGTCCACGCCATCCGAAAAGGTGGACGAAGAGGCGTTCATACCAACGCGTATTACAATTCCGACGCTCGATGTGAAAGCGAACATCGAAGTCGTCGGGAAGGATAAACAAGGACGGATGGATGTTCCGAAACAGACCGATCAGGTCGCTTGGTATAAATACGGAGCAAAGGCCGGACAAACCGGAAATGTCGTGCTAGCCGGACATTTGGATGATCAAGAAGGTCCCGCTGTTTTTTATGATTTAGCCAAGATTAAAAAAGGGCAACGGATTGAAGTGACGGGAAAAACAGGACAACAGGTATCGTACGTGGTGACGAACGTCATGTCCTATCCTGTCGATGAAGCACCTGTCGGATCAATCTTCGGTGCAACCGTCATGAATAAACTGACGCTCATTTCATGTATAGGTACGTTTTCAGAATCAAAAGGATACGATCAGCGTCTTGTCGTCACAGCAGAACAAGACGAGTAA
- a CDS encoding globin-coupled sensor protein — protein sequence MRNPFKSKTTSAYQATIGFPDSRLITKTADPDLTSRLVYMGYTEEQLQTLKSMAPVVQGILDEVLEQVLDHLLLNPEMATIAKQSSTRERLKKVFADYFTSLLTGNMNESFLAMRTRMGQTHKHNFVPVTWFIASYAAFQTLLIPKIVEHYQHDPAQLTTAVLALTHAMNLDAQIVTSQYVDSRLNEVTTANESRRQLLTDVVRVSQEVASSVEHTDHAIIETSRRASQVLAETAQTEQTSQQLVQMTIANERQMQQMEQQFAQSTQQVGTSLESIHELKTTSDEIVQMTQSIEAIANQTNLLALNASIEAARAGEHGKGFAVVATEVRNLAENAKSLSSSINGLIQKNNGNITQLVSQMEDITRANTASQQELQQVKQGIQTVKSEMENSLTLFGRNKENLGQIVETIQGLSKTTQGLTTLTTDLVAASETH from the coding sequence GTGCGTAATCCTTTTAAAAGTAAGACTACTTCGGCTTATCAAGCTACCATCGGCTTTCCTGATTCCCGTCTCATTACGAAGACGGCAGATCCTGATCTCACATCCCGTCTCGTATACATGGGGTATACAGAAGAACAGCTACAGACACTTAAATCGATGGCACCTGTCGTTCAAGGCATCTTAGATGAGGTTCTTGAACAGGTCCTCGATCATCTTCTATTAAATCCTGAGATGGCAACCATCGCAAAACAATCGTCGACACGCGAACGACTGAAGAAAGTCTTTGCTGACTACTTCACGAGTCTACTGACAGGAAATATGAACGAGTCATTCCTCGCGATGCGTACGCGAATGGGACAGACACATAAACACAACTTCGTTCCCGTCACTTGGTTCATCGCTTCGTATGCTGCGTTTCAGACGTTGTTGATTCCAAAAATCGTCGAACACTATCAGCATGACCCAGCACAACTGACAACAGCTGTGCTTGCATTGACTCACGCAATGAACTTAGACGCTCAGATCGTGACGAGCCAGTACGTCGATTCTCGCTTGAATGAAGTGACGACGGCGAACGAGTCACGCCGTCAACTTTTGACGGACGTCGTTCGTGTCAGTCAAGAAGTCGCAAGCTCAGTTGAGCACACGGATCATGCCATCATCGAGACGAGCCGACGTGCTTCACAAGTATTAGCAGAAACAGCTCAGACGGAGCAGACAAGCCAGCAACTCGTTCAAATGACGATTGCTAACGAACGACAGATGCAACAGATGGAGCAACAATTCGCTCAATCGACACAACAAGTTGGTACTTCGCTTGAAAGCATCCATGAATTGAAGACGACATCGGATGAGATCGTCCAGATGACGCAAAGCATCGAAGCGATCGCCAATCAGACGAACTTACTCGCGTTGAATGCTTCGATTGAAGCAGCACGTGCCGGTGAACACGGTAAAGGATTTGCTGTCGTCGCGACGGAAGTTCGAAACCTTGCCGAGAATGCGAAATCGTTGAGTAGCAGTATCAACGGTCTGATTCAAAAGAACAATGGTAATATCACACAACTCGTTTCTCAGATGGAAGACATTACACGTGCCAACACCGCATCTCAGCAAGAATTGCAACAAGTTAAACAAGGAATTCAAACCGTTAAGAGTGAAATGGAGAATTCCCTCACCTTGTTTGGACGCAACAAAGAAAACCTCGGGCAAATCGTCGAGACGATCCAAGGTCTCAGTAAGACGACACAAGGCTTGACGACACTGACGACGGATCTTGTCGCTGCTTCCGAAACACATTAA
- a CDS encoding heavy-metal-associated domain-containing protein — translation MKETTLSVIGMTCNHCKASVESALSEVEGVQHATVSLEQNQVTVQHEDVPRERLVDAIEEIGYDVPTA, via the coding sequence ATGAAAGAAACAACATTATCTGTTATCGGTATGACATGCAATCACTGTAAAGCAAGTGTCGAATCAGCTTTATCTGAAGTCGAAGGTGTACAACATGCTACTGTCTCACTCGAACAAAACCAGGTTACAGTCCAGCACGAGGATGTTCCTCGTGAACGTCTCGTCGATGCGATCGAAGAAATCGGCTACGATGTACCGACTGCTTAA
- a CDS encoding heavy metal translocating P-type ATPase yields the protein MSKTIEFDIEGMTCAACSARIEKVLNRMDGVEATVNLPLETARVSISDSYDDQAIIEKIRKIGYGATVKQAPHATKSNRRMLYRFMIAAILSLPLLASMLTHIPNSPFHLPFLMNPWLQFALATPVQFIIGAPFYSGAYKSLRSGSANMDVLVALGTSAAYFYSVAEMLLVSDMPHLYFETSAILITLVLLGKVLEDRAKQQTTGAIKSLLSLQAKEAVILEDGQERTVSIDAIQTGMILLVKPGNKIPTDGIIRSGDAYLDESMLTGESAPVHKTVGASVIGGTLNTNGSLQVEATKIGQATVLSQIIRVVEQAQTEKAPIQRQADRISGVFVPIVVAIALLTLAAWWMISGSFAEAIRPAIAVLVIACPCALGLATPTSIMVGTGKGAERGILFKGGAQLENLQHVDAVVFDKTGTLTVGRPVVVETFGTETALDFAAALERQSEHPLARAITAERDVVFDIERFHVESGRGITGQIMGHDLIVGSARMMQERNIILPDWTSPGATLVYVAVDGEVAAGYAIRDALKDSAKETIKRLRETKEVYLLTGDRREVADHLATELGLDPAFVFADVLPIEKADVIQSLQQTKRVAMVGDGINDAPALVTADVGIALGSGTDVALEAADVTLLGHDLKQVLLAIELSEQTMKNIRQNLVFALGYNTIGIPVAFLGLLAPWLAGAAMAFSSVSVVTNALRLKRTPLSEGGTSS from the coding sequence ATGTCAAAAACGATTGAGTTTGATATTGAAGGCATGACGTGTGCCGCCTGCTCCGCCCGGATTGAAAAAGTCCTCAACCGGATGGACGGGGTTGAAGCAACGGTCAACTTGCCGCTTGAAACCGCTCGTGTTTCGATTTCTGATTCTTATGACGATCAAGCGATCATCGAAAAAATCCGAAAAATCGGCTACGGGGCAACGGTCAAACAAGCACCACACGCAACAAAATCGAATCGCCGGATGCTGTATCGCTTTATGATCGCGGCCATTCTATCGTTACCGTTGCTCGCGAGCATGCTGACGCATATTCCAAACAGTCCGTTCCACCTTCCATTCTTAATGAATCCGTGGCTACAGTTTGCTTTAGCGACACCGGTGCAATTCATCATCGGAGCGCCCTTCTATAGTGGGGCTTATAAAAGTTTACGGAGTGGGAGTGCCAACATGGATGTCCTCGTTGCACTCGGAACATCGGCAGCCTACTTTTATTCCGTTGCTGAAATGCTACTCGTCTCTGATATGCCGCATCTCTACTTTGAGACGAGTGCGATTCTGATTACACTCGTCTTACTCGGCAAGGTCCTCGAAGACCGTGCGAAACAACAGACGACGGGAGCAATTAAAAGCCTGCTCTCCCTACAAGCAAAGGAAGCCGTCATCTTAGAGGACGGACAGGAACGAACGGTCTCCATCGATGCAATTCAAACCGGGATGATCTTACTCGTAAAACCTGGGAATAAAATTCCGACAGATGGTATCATTCGCTCAGGCGACGCGTATCTCGATGAATCGATGTTGACCGGTGAATCTGCGCCTGTTCATAAAACGGTTGGGGCATCCGTCATTGGTGGTACGCTGAATACGAACGGATCTTTACAAGTCGAAGCGACAAAGATCGGACAAGCGACAGTTCTTTCACAAATCATTCGTGTCGTCGAACAAGCGCAGACTGAAAAGGCACCGATTCAACGACAAGCCGATCGGATTTCTGGTGTGTTCGTGCCGATCGTCGTTGCCATCGCGCTTCTGACGTTAGCCGCTTGGTGGATGATCAGTGGATCCTTTGCGGAAGCGATTCGTCCTGCCATCGCGGTGCTCGTCATCGCTTGTCCATGTGCACTCGGACTTGCGACACCGACTTCGATCATGGTCGGAACTGGAAAAGGGGCTGAACGAGGGATTCTCTTTAAAGGGGGCGCTCAACTCGAGAATCTTCAACATGTCGATGCTGTCGTCTTTGATAAGACCGGAACACTGACAGTCGGTCGCCCTGTCGTCGTCGAAACGTTCGGTACGGAGACAGCGCTCGATTTCGCTGCTGCGCTTGAACGGCAATCGGAACACCCTCTTGCTCGCGCCATCACAGCAGAACGGGATGTCGTCTTTGATATCGAACGGTTCCACGTCGAATCAGGACGTGGGATCACGGGACAAATCATGGGACATGATCTCATCGTCGGATCGGCGCGAATGATGCAGGAACGAAACATCATTCTTCCTGATTGGACATCACCTGGAGCGACTCTCGTATACGTCGCTGTCGATGGAGAAGTTGCAGCCGGATACGCCATCCGTGACGCGCTAAAAGATTCAGCGAAAGAAACGATCAAGCGGTTGCGCGAGACAAAAGAAGTATATCTCTTGACCGGTGATCGTCGTGAAGTCGCTGATCATTTAGCAACAGAACTGGGACTGGATCCAGCGTTCGTCTTTGCTGACGTTTTGCCGATTGAAAAGGCAGATGTCATTCAGTCACTTCAACAAACGAAACGTGTCGCGATGGTCGGAGACGGTATCAATGATGCCCCTGCTCTCGTAACAGCAGATGTCGGCATCGCGCTCGGTAGCGGAACGGACGTTGCCCTTGAAGCAGCCGACGTGACGCTACTTGGACACGACTTAAAACAAGTTTTACTTGCGATCGAGCTGAGTGAGCAGACGATGAAAAACATTCGTCAAAATCTCGTCTTTGCACTCGGTTATAACACGATTGGTATTCCGGTCGCCTTTCTCGGTCTGCTTGCCCCATGGCTTGCGGGTGCCGCGATGGCATTCAGCTCTGTCTCTGTCGTGACGAATGCGTTACGATTAAAACGTACCCCACTATCTGAAGGAGGAACATCATCATGA
- a CDS encoding metal-sensitive transcriptional regulator, with the protein MTHDHPVVPRTNEEQDALMKRLKRIEGQVRGIANMVAEDRYCIDILTQTASIQAALRQVELQIIERHVKMCMHEVATRQDSTDAYVDELMSVIARLKK; encoded by the coding sequence ATGACACACGATCACCCCGTCGTTCCACGAACGAATGAAGAACAAGATGCGTTGATGAAGCGATTGAAGCGCATCGAAGGACAAGTCCGCGGGATTGCTAATATGGTCGCTGAAGATCGGTATTGTATCGACATTTTGACGCAAACGGCATCAATCCAAGCAGCTTTGCGGCAAGTCGAACTACAAATCATCGAACGCCACGTTAAGATGTGCATGCATGAAGTCGCCACCCGTCAAGATAGTACGGACGCTTACGTCGATGAATTGATGTCGGTCATCGCTCGATTGAAAAAGTAA
- a CDS encoding DHA2 family efflux MFS transporter permease subunit, whose translation MQQSATHTARAPYGILAVLMIGAFIAFLNNTLLNIALPSIMKDLAIEPSTAQWLSTGFMLVNGVLIPTSAFLIQKYSVRRLFLLAMTLFSAGTILAGFAEVFPVLLAGRMIQASGSAIMMPLLMNVMLVSFPIEKRGTAMGFFGLIMMGAPAIGPTLSGWIIEHYDWRMLFHFITPIALIVLVAGFFLLRDVKERSATRIDLASVALSSLGFGGLLYGFSSAGSKGWDSFHVYGALIVGVIALVTFIYRQLHMERPMLNFKIYRYPMFALSSAISMVVTMAMFSGMLLLPIYVQTIRGISPLDAGLMLLPGAILMAVMSPINGKLFDKIGGRPLALTGLFITVVTSYYFSQLEMDTTYTHLIVLYSLRMFGMSMVMMPVSTNGLNQLPTRYYPHGTAMNNTLQQVSGAIGTALLVTIMSTHAKTRGTELAAEAAKNMTSQPTAEAAAALKQQITMQATLDGINYAFFISTFIAGLAFVLAFFIKRATQAEDIISDQRSLNETIVKPQVSNQ comes from the coding sequence ATGCAACAAAGTGCAACTCACACAGCTCGAGCTCCTTACGGCATTCTCGCCGTTTTGATGATCGGGGCATTCATTGCTTTCTTAAATAATACGTTGCTCAACATCGCCCTGCCTTCGATCATGAAGGATCTTGCGATTGAACCATCAACTGCTCAATGGCTGTCAACTGGTTTCATGCTTGTCAACGGTGTCTTGATTCCGACATCTGCGTTCTTGATTCAAAAATATTCGGTTCGTCGCCTCTTCTTACTCGCGATGACGCTCTTCTCGGCTGGAACGATTCTTGCCGGCTTCGCAGAAGTCTTCCCTGTCTTGCTTGCAGGACGGATGATTCAAGCATCTGGTTCTGCGATCATGATGCCGTTACTGATGAACGTCATGCTCGTCAGTTTCCCGATTGAAAAACGTGGGACTGCGATGGGCTTCTTCGGATTAATCATGATGGGTGCCCCAGCAATCGGACCGACGTTGTCTGGTTGGATCATCGAGCACTATGATTGGCGGATGTTGTTCCACTTCATCACACCAATCGCCTTGATCGTGCTCGTTGCTGGTTTCTTCTTACTTCGTGACGTCAAGGAACGGTCTGCCACTCGGATCGATCTCGCTTCCGTGGCACTTTCGTCACTTGGTTTCGGTGGCTTACTGTATGGATTCAGCTCAGCTGGCTCTAAAGGTTGGGATAGCTTCCACGTCTATGGAGCTTTGATCGTCGGAGTCATCGCACTCGTGACATTCATTTACCGTCAGCTCCATATGGAACGTCCGATGCTCAACTTCAAGATTTATCGTTACCCGATGTTCGCCTTGTCTTCTGCCATCTCGATGGTCGTCACGATGGCGATGTTCTCGGGCATGTTATTGCTTCCGATCTATGTCCAGACGATTCGCGGTATCTCACCACTTGATGCGGGTCTCATGCTATTACCAGGTGCCATCTTGATGGCCGTCATGTCACCGATCAACGGGAAACTGTTTGATAAGATCGGTGGACGTCCTCTTGCGTTGACTGGTTTGTTCATCACAGTCGTTACCAGTTACTACTTCAGTCAGCTCGAGATGGATACGACGTATACGCATCTGATCGTCCTGTATTCGTTACGGATGTTCGGGATGTCAATGGTCATGATGCCAGTCTCGACGAACGGTTTAAACCAGTTACCAACGCGCTACTATCCACACGGAACAGCGATGAACAATACGTTGCAACAAGTATCCGGTGCGATCGGAACAGCCTTGCTCGTAACGATCATGTCGACGCATGCGAAGACACGTGGGACAGAACTCGCGGCTGAAGCGGCGAAGAACATGACGAGTCAACCGACAGCTGAAGCGGCTGCTGCTCTGAAACAGCAGATTACGATGCAAGCGACGCTTGACGGAATCAACTATGCGTTCTTCATCTCGACGTTCATCGCTGGTCTAGCATTCGTCCTTGCCTTCTTCATTAAACGGGCGACACAAGCCGAAGATATCATCAGCGATCAACGCTCATTGAACGAAACGATCGTCAAACCACAAGTTTCCAATCAGTAA
- the ytxJ gene encoding bacillithiol system redox-active protein YtxJ: MTQPRKLQSISDFDQFASEHNAFVICKHSTTCPISAAGFSEYTKFADETSVPTAYLFVQEARTLSNHIAEHYSVRHESPQVLFIQDGKSVWTASHYDITKDALETNVQ; the protein is encoded by the coding sequence ATGACACAACCACGTAAGCTGCAATCCATTTCTGATTTTGATCAATTTGCGTCCGAACACAACGCGTTCGTGATTTGCAAACACAGCACGACATGTCCGATTAGTGCCGCAGGATTCTCGGAGTATACGAAGTTTGCAGATGAAACGTCTGTTCCAACAGCATATCTTTTCGTCCAAGAAGCTCGGACCTTATCGAATCACATCGCCGAACATTACAGCGTTCGACACGAGTCACCACAAGTCTTATTCATTCAAGACGGTAAATCGGTCTGGACAGCCTCGCATTACGACATCACGAAAGATGCACTCGAAACGAACGTCCAGTAA
- a CDS encoding acetolactate synthase large subunit, with product MNAADWFVQCLEAEGVTHIFGVPGEENITLLESLSRSSITFITTRHETNAAFMAAMFGRLSGRPGVCLSTLGPGATNMMTGIASATMDHSPVVAITGQGATARQHKASHQIFDLVDLYRPVTKSSTSVLSAEVIPEIVRRAFATAKSEKPGSTHISFPEDIATQERDQAATPLQQDSTPTHLHSLTIDDPDALRLIERAKRPVIIAGFGIHRQQALDAFRAFVEKLQAPVVETMMGKGAISSHHPLAAHTIGLPDVDYNQRILDSSDLIITVGYDITELPPQKWNPKKTPIVHLDTNPHEIDAYYPVVANVVGPLVDMLTVLTPLLPERAWNDWQQDRDKLRDEIQETYSLALPLHPQSIVRELERTVGEDGMVFSDVGAHKVWLARHYQTTRPDQLFISNGFASMGYGLSSALAAKLLYPDRRIACAAGDGAFLMNGQDLETAVRLKLPLVVLIWRDGTYGLIEWKQQQAFGRSSYITFDNPDLVQLAHAFGALGLRVGEHGSLAHCLDQAFASDGPVLIDCPVDYRENLKLSERLRTYGG from the coding sequence GTGAACGCGGCGGATTGGTTCGTCCAATGTTTAGAGGCAGAGGGCGTCACGCATATCTTTGGTGTTCCCGGTGAGGAAAACATCACATTACTCGAATCACTCAGTCGTTCGTCGATCACGTTCATCACGACGCGTCACGAAACGAATGCTGCGTTCATGGCAGCGATGTTCGGTCGCCTGAGTGGACGACCGGGTGTCTGCCTATCGACACTTGGTCCCGGTGCGACCAATATGATGACCGGTATTGCAAGTGCGACGATGGATCATTCCCCTGTCGTCGCGATCACAGGTCAAGGAGCGACAGCACGGCAACACAAAGCATCGCATCAAATATTTGACCTCGTAGACCTCTATCGTCCGGTCACGAAGTCTAGTACATCCGTTCTGTCGGCGGAGGTCATTCCGGAAATCGTGCGACGTGCCTTCGCGACAGCAAAAAGTGAAAAACCAGGTTCAACCCATATCTCTTTTCCAGAAGACATCGCAACACAAGAACGTGATCAAGCAGCGACACCCTTACAGCAGGACAGTACACCAACGCATCTCCATTCCCTGACGATTGATGATCCTGACGCCTTACGTCTGATCGAACGAGCAAAACGTCCGGTCATCATTGCTGGATTTGGCATTCATCGGCAACAAGCACTTGATGCGTTTCGAGCATTCGTCGAAAAGCTCCAAGCTCCCGTCGTCGAGACGATGATGGGAAAAGGAGCGATTTCTTCACACCATCCGCTTGCCGCACACACAATCGGTTTACCAGACGTCGATTACAACCAACGGATTCTCGATTCGAGTGACCTCATCATTACGGTGGGCTACGATATTACGGAGTTACCTCCGCAAAAATGGAATCCGAAAAAGACACCGATCGTCCATTTGGATACGAATCCTCACGAAATCGATGCTTATTATCCGGTTGTCGCGAACGTAGTCGGACCACTCGTCGATATGCTGACTGTATTGACTCCTTTACTGCCCGAGCGTGCGTGGAACGACTGGCAACAAGATCGCGATAAATTACGCGACGAGATTCAAGAAACGTACTCGCTTGCCCTGCCTTTACATCCTCAAAGTATCGTCCGTGAACTCGAACGAACTGTCGGGGAGGATGGCATGGTCTTCTCGGACGTTGGTGCACACAAAGTCTGGCTCGCACGCCATTATCAAACGACACGTCCGGATCAGTTATTCATTTCCAACGGATTTGCTTCGATGGGCTATGGTTTATCGAGTGCGCTCGCAGCCAAGCTGTTATATCCGGACCGGCGAATCGCCTGTGCCGCTGGAGATGGTGCCTTTTTGATGAATGGACAAGATCTCGAGACCGCTGTTCGTCTGAAGCTTCCGCTCGTCGTATTGATTTGGCGTGACGGAACCTATGGACTGATTGAATGGAAACAACAACAAGCGTTTGGGCGTTCGTCTTACATCACGTTTGACAATCCAGACCTCGTTCAACTGGCTCATGCTTTCGGCGCACTCGGTCTCCGTGTCGGTGAACACGGCTCCCTCGCACATTGTCTTGACCAAGCATTTGCAAGTGATGGACCCGTTTTGATTGACTGTCCGGTCGATTACCGGGAAAATCTAAAGTTAAGTGAACGTCTCCGGACGTATGGAGGATGA